The Pelobates fuscus isolate aPelFus1 chromosome 2, aPelFus1.pri, whole genome shotgun sequence genome has a segment encoding these proteins:
- the ZNF451 gene encoding E3 SUMO-protein ligase ZNF451, whose amino-acid sequence MDAEDFSEHETMLIDESPCEDEVEFVGECPSRPVLDYIDLSCDEDSEGSDQPVRIKDHIDRQKDKVNSTLERLARRVEIKQQQREEEIKAFHEKVYIQRVHGLKELAVIKDSPAARDARHCVNHWLKAPDLKLGVVRSSRRPLPECKRASPHTRQMICPIMHCKRTFDNGQLLMGHLKRFDHSPCDPTITLHGAPVPLYACVLCAKRFPSRKEYAEHLLEKKQLLDGHECNIPPQIIQCFACPKCFLLFCLREECLQHMSSVNHFMQDEKVISCPVPIPAYAKKVLVALCKEVPFRVFCTSCESELHSHVALSAHFRTRCRNAGPTSRSEKSIAEVAATFKVKALCPVCRQALRSDKHIEKHAERTKHKVKIIKNMAQSVLAFCLINEGEKTASDFCLSAANARMKACLLKRHINDDDDEEKPVVKVVVVPKNKSISGGIQAEKDMNEHFQVTVTAWFCECDQKFSTEQEVGEHIMTANRICHKCTVCGKMADDLSIIRLHMSRFHGGAYLNHFRFWCRTCHVQMHSLEDAMMHVAECHAGHSYYSEKDIVDEEPLPSTSSCTFAVGQSQCIYPPTSSSTTASESAKGRWQCHICEEMLESEEIVKQHCKSPYKHQFHKFCCDLCGKHFHKIETLYRHSQQQHDGDIKMKYFCGLCEDVYFEQEIEFHNHYDSFHSQDYAFVPEEKPSPVKSQEHSTSVFIENKDHMTCGCLQSYTCDTDRLKDSARCLKRILKTGNLWYSCSFCSATAKSLEQLKVHLCKDDKEHAKTEFVVKCFLCHQTFAKAVTAQQHYHEEHCFLLKPKIKTDPGILEDIFEFTAKGPSIQEKTVKTPSSYMSVSQANTRSSGNFGKVEPPTSSALETSVTAGAQEMDTVDSELPDLDYLCTMTHIVFLDLDNWASFFTHLPGFLNQGTFVWGFQGGKSNWKPPVNCIIFKSLSNTGSFFLHPHCSNRKDAADFAICLHAGRMDELLPKEIPFTILSGDKGFLELESQFKKTQRPAHILNPHHIDGELMCALLNSISDTFSDPNFEEAIRRCLKSVTKEINNCTEK is encoded by the exons ATGGATGCAGAAGACTTCAGTGAACATGAGACAATGCTGATTGATGAGAGTCCTTGCGAAGATGAGGTTGAGTTTGTTGGT GAGTGCCCTTCAAGACCTGTTCTGGATTACATTGACCTCAGTTGTGATGAAGACTCTGAGGGATCAGATCAACCT GTGAGAATTAAGGACCATATTGACCGTCAGAAGGATAAAGTGAATTCGACACTGGAACGCCTTGCACGCCGTGTAGAAATAAAACAGCAGCAAAGGGAGGAAGAAATCAAAGCATTTCAT GAAAAGGTGTACATCCAACGTGTCCATGGTTTGAAAGAGCTAGCAGTTATCAAGGATAGTCCTGCTGCAAGAGATGCAAGACATTGTGTAAACCATTGGCTCAAAGCACCAg ATCTCAAGTTAGGAGTCGTACGTTCCAGCCGTAGACCTTTACCAGAGTGTAAGCGAGCATCCCCTCACACTAGGCAAATGATATGCCCAATAATGCACTGCAAAAGAACATTCGACAATGGACAACTGTTGATGGGACATCTGAaaag ATTTGACCATTCTCCATGTGATCCAACAATCACTCTTCATGGAGCTCCAGTACCTTTATATGCCTGTGTTTTGTGCGCCAAGCGATTTCCGTCTAGGAAAGAATATGCAGAGCATCTCCTTGAAAAG AAACAATTGCTTGATGGACATGAATGCAATATTCCACCCCAGATCATCCAGTGCTTTGCTTGTCCTaaatgttttttgcttttttgcctGAGAGAGGAATGTCTGCAGCACATGTCATCCGTGAATCACTTCATGCAAG ATGAAAAGGTTATTTCATGCCCTGTTCCTATACCAGCCTATGCAAAGAAAGTTTTGGTTGCTCTCTGCAAAGAGGTTCCATTCCGGGTATTTTGCACGTCTTGTGAGTCTGAATTGCACTCTCATGTGGCACTGAGTGCACACTTCAG GACTCGATGCCGTAATGCAGGTCCCACTTCACGTTCAGAAAAGAGTATAGCTGAAGTTGCTGCCACATTTAAAGTGAAAGCATTATGTCCTGTGTGTAGACAGGCTTTAAGGAGTGATAAACACATTGAAAAACATGCTGAGAGGACCAAGCACAAAGTGAAGATAATAAAAAACATGGCACAATCAGTTTTGGCATTTTGTCTTATCAACGAAGGAGAAAAAACAGCTTCAGACTTCTGCTTATCTGCAGCAAATGCTAGAATGAAAGCTTGCCTGCTAAAAAGGCACatcaatgatgatgatgatgaagagAAACCCGTAGTAAAGGTCGTGGTGGTACCTAAAAACAAAAGCATTAGCGGTGGTATCCAAGCTGAAAAAGACATGAATGAGCATTTTCAGGTAACTGTAACTGCATGGTTCTGTGAATGCGATCAAAAATTTTCAACAGAGCAGGAAGTGGGGGAGCACATCATGACAGCAAATAGAATTTGCCACAAATGTACTGTCTGTGGCAAGATGGCTGATGATTTGTCCATCATTCGTCTGCACATGAGTCGCTTCCATGGAGGTGCGTACTTAAATCACTTTCGGTTTTGGTGCAGAACTTGCCATGTTCAGATGCACAGCCTCGAAGATGCAATGATGCATGTAGCAGAGTGCCATGCAGGACATTCATATTACTCTGAGAAAGACATTGTAGATGAGGAGCCATTGCCTTCTACATCTTCCTGTACATTTGCAGTAGGGCAAAGTCAATGCATATACCCACCTACATCCTCTTCCACTACAGCCTCTGAATCTGCTAAAGGCAGGTGGCAGTGTCATATTTGTGAAGAAATGTTAGAGTCTGAAGAAATTGTTAAACAACATTGCAAATCTCCGTATAAACATCAGTTTCACAAATTCTGCTGCGATCTTTGCGGAAAGCACTTTCACAAAATAGAGACCCTCTACAGACATAGTCAGCAGCAACACGACGGagatataaaaatgaaatatttttgtGGCCTTTGTGAGGATGTCTATTTTGAGCAAGAGATTGAATTTCACAACCACTATGACAGTTTTCACAGTCAGGATTATGCATTTGTTCCAGAGGAGAAACCATCTCCTGTCAAAAGTCAGGAGCATTCCACATCAGTCTTCATTGAAAATAAAGACCATATGACCTGTGGCTGCTTGCAGTCCTATACATGTGACACAGACAGATTAAAAGACTCTGCTCGCTGCTTGAAGAGGATTTTGAAGACTGGTAATTTGTGGTACTCCTGCTCTTTCTGTTCCGCAACAGCTAAATCGCTTGAACAATTAAAAGTACATCTTTGCAAGGATGACAAGGAACATGCTAAAACGGAATTTGTTGTCAAGTGCTTTCTCTGTCATCAAACCTTTGCCAAGGCTGTAACAGCTCAACAGCACTATCATGAGGAACACTGTTTCCTTCTGAAACCTAAAATCAAAACTGATCCTGGAATCTTAGAGGACATCTTCGAATTTACAGCTAAAGGACCATCCATACAAGAAAAGACAGTAAAGACACCTAGCTCTTATATGTCAGTTAGTCAAGCTAACACTAGGTCAAGTGGCAATTTTGGGAAGGTAGAGCCTCCTACATCTTCTGCTTTGGAAACAAGTGTGACTGCTGGAGCACAAGAGATGGATACAG TGGATAGTGAATTGCCAGATCTGGACTACCTTTGTACAATGACACACATTGTATTTCTTGACTTGGACAACTGGGCAAGTTTTTTCACTCATCTACCAGGTTTCCTGAACCAAGGGACATTTGTTTGGGGATTTCAAG GTGGGAAATCCAACTGGAAACCCCCAGTCAATTGCATAATATTTAAAAGTCTTTCCAATACGGGTTCTTTCTTCCTTCACCCTCACTGCAGTAACAGAAAGGATGCTGCTGACTTTGCTATTTGCTTACAT GCTGGTCGTATGGATGAGCTGCTACCAAAGGAAATCCCCTTCACCATTCTCTCAGGCGATAAAGGTTTCCTGGAGCTGGAGAGCCAGTTTAAGAAGACCCAGAGACCTGCTCATATTCTTAACCCTCATCACATTGATGGAGAGCTAATGTGTGCCTTGTTAAACAGCATATCCGACACATTCTCAG